The Raphanus sativus cultivar WK10039 chromosome 2, ASM80110v3, whole genome shotgun sequence genome includes a region encoding these proteins:
- the LOC108835339 gene encoding glucan endo-1,3-beta-glucosidase-like, translating into MANACMCLCFLMIFFYLSSERNFIKVNAEMKTWCVAKPSSDQSTLLDNINYACSHVDCRLLSSGYPCYSPSNLITHASIAMNLYYQTNGRNYWNCKFKNSGLIVITNPSYGNCYYEYT; encoded by the exons ATGGCTAATGCATGTATGTGCCTTTGCTTCCTCATGATCTTCTTCTACCTCTCTTCAG AGAGAAACTTTATCAAAGTCAACGCAGAG ATGAAGACATGG TGTGTGGCTAAACCTTCTTCGGATCAATCAACACTTCTGGATAACATAAACTATGCATGTTCACATGTGGATTGTCGCCTTCTTTCAAGTGGGTATCCATGTTATTCACCCAGCAATCTCATAACCCATGCTTCTATCGCCATGAATCTTTATTACCAAACTAATGGAAGAAACTATTGGAACTGCAAGTTCAAAAACTCTGGGCTCATTGTCATAACTAATCCCA GTTATGGAAACTGCTATTATGAATACACATGA
- the LOC130502823 gene encoding uncharacterized protein LOC130502823 has product MEAKRSLFLRLKCSESPRLASCVRLGRGNSYGHVSHGKRSEVFCLFSSSLSLFSSSLVDINNGDRLVLLARWWAEDGIGLPEQILDLCRMCENIPIVLCGNKVDVKNRQVKAKQVTFHGKKNLQLLNSVVGHLLHPVSCFPVVLFQWCGVS; this is encoded by the exons ATGGAGGCAAAAAGATCTCTCTTCTTGCGGCTGAAATGCTCAG aaagcccAAGACTCGCCTCTTGCGTAAGGCTTGGAAGGGGCAACTCTTATGGCCACGTGTCGCATGGAAAAAGATCTGAAGTCTTttgtctcttctcttcctctctttctctcttctcttcctctctcgtCGACATTAACAATGGAGACCGTCTCGTCCTCCTCGCTCGTTGGTGG GCTGAAGATGGTATTGGTCTACCTGAGCAAATACTTGATCTCTGCCGCATGTGTGAGAACATCCCCATCGTTCTGTGCGGGAACAAGGTCGACGTGAAGAACAGGCAGGTGAAGGCGAAGCAGGTGACGTTTCACGGGAAGAAGAATCTTCAGCTTCTGAACAGTGTAGTAGGACATCTTCTTCATCCCGTAAGTTGCTTTCCCGTTGTTTTGTTTCAGTGGTGTGGTGTTTCTTag
- the LOC108835341 gene encoding putative F-box protein At1g67390, whose product MSVFFSKESIVLAPQSMDRSIPSSDVDGEMIHVEVVNSLDWISKLPNDLLLKVLSKLSMEEVLRTSVLSKRWVDVWKETSHLYLDMRKIANVKTLLPEVSHQAARSVTKIIKDHRGHLEGCTIYHDSVQCEDGVFESWIQSLVNVKHIKHLKLVNLFDRLDSVTRSNVTLDLPPKSFSHPDLISLFLDEYNLEAPHAFYSCWSLKDLRLIDISAETEVFNAVLVSCPSLEVLALRISCHKNSGTLKIENHNLKFLFLSCLEIEGLNVSSPNLDILSIGYLSCTEENCATASPSLHSHRNYWAAGHCFAHTSYNISCPRQGEKSIAHEVMLSGFDYCMKMLAIMSVSVDLTNAKEVEMLREVLAAWPEPMGKLEILLKGNNTAREESESSIEITRSMLWEETKPFPNAQFRVYSVWLSNFSGSREEFALASSMITHGTVINVMMIRPSSPSTTNKSKIKAGIAKLKKLPKCHKYLNITCSDQDLVEPSLW is encoded by the exons ATGTCCGTTTTCTTTTCAAAAGAATCCATTGTCTTAGCACCCCAATCGATGGATAGATCAATACCATCATCAGACGTGGATGGAGAAATGATTCATGTTGAGGTGGTCAATAGCCTTGATTGGATCAGTAAGCTCCCAAATGATCTCTTGCTTAAGGTCTTATCGAAGTTGTCCATGGAAGAAGTCCTTAGGACAAGTGTTCTATCGAAAAGATGGGTGGATGTATGGAAGGAGACATCTCATCTCTATTTGGACATGCGAAAGATCGCAAACGTTAAAACTCTTTTGCCCGAGGTTTCTCATCAAGCTGCTAGATCGGTGACAAAG ATCATAAAGGATCACCGTGGCCATTTGGAAGGATGCACAATCTACCATGACTCAGTCCAATGTGAAGACGGGGTGTTTGAGTCTTGGATTCAGTCACTGGTTAATGTGAAACACATCAAGCATCTCAAACTTGTAAACCTTTTTGACCGTTTGGATTCAGTCACAAGATCCAATGTCACACTTGACTTGCCTCCTAAGTCCTTTTCCCACCCAGACCTTATATCTCTCTTCTTAGATGAGTACAACTTAGAAGCTCCACATGCTTTCTACAGTTGCTGGAGTTTAAAGGATCTCAGACTCATTGACATCTCCGCAGAGACTGAAGTCTTTAATGCAGTCCTTGTGTCTTGCCCTTCTCTCGAAGTGCTTGCACTAAGGATTAGTTGCCACAAAAATAGTGGGACTCTGAAGATTGAGAACCACAACCTAAAGTTCTTATTTTTATCTTGCCTTGAGATAGAAGGCCTTAACGTGTCTTCACCCAACCTAGATATCCTCTCCATTGGATATCTCTCGTGTACGGAAGAGAACTGCGCTACAGCGAGCCCTAGCCTCCATTCTCATCGGAACTATTGGGCTGCAGGACATTGCTTTGCTCACACTAGCTATAATATATCATGCCCCCGTCAG GGAGAAAAAAGCATTGCGCATGAAGTCATGCTGAGCGGATTCGATTATTGTATGAAAATGTTGGCAATAATGTCGGTGAGTGTAGACTTAACTAATGCAAAAGAAGTTGAGATGCTCCGAGAAGTGTTAGCTGCATGGCCTGAACCAATGGGAAAACTTGAGATTTTATTGAAG GGTAACAATACTGCTAGAGAAGAAAGTGAGTCTTCCATTGAAATAACAAGGAGTATGCTTTGGGAAGAGACAAAACCGTTTCCTAATGCTCAGTTCCGCGTGTATAGTGTATGGTTGTCTAACTTTAGCGGTTCAAGGGAAGAGTTTGCATTAGCCTCGAGTATGATAACGCATGGGACGGTAATCAATGTGATGATGATTAGACCATCGTCCCCATCTACAACTAATAAGTCGAAAATCAAAGCGGGAATAGCGAAGCTAAAGAAACTTCCAAAATGTCACAAATACCTTAATATCACATGTTCTGATCAGGATTTGGTTGAACCTAGCCTTTGGTAA